The following proteins come from a genomic window of Finegoldia magna ATCC 29328:
- a CDS encoding YraN family protein, which translates to MKMEKNRGKFAEDYACEYLTEKGYEIIDRNYSERIGELDIVCTYENFLVIVEVKARVDDKFGAPSDFVTSGKQDRIRKTTEIYIDKHDLYDYQPRFDVIEIYLDNFKLNHYIDAF; encoded by the coding sequence ATGAAAATGGAAAAAAACCGAGGTAAATTTGCCGAGGATTACGCTTGTGAATATTTGACAGAAAAAGGTTACGAAATAATTGATAGAAATTATTCCGAAAGAATTGGAGAACTGGACATAGTATGTACTTATGAAAATTTTTTGGTAATAGTTGAAGTAAAAGCAAGAGTTGATGATAAATTTGGCGCCCCTTCTGATTTTGTAACTTCAGGAAAACAAGACAGGATAAGAAAGACTACTGAAATTTATATCGACAAACATGATTTGTACGATTATCAGCCGAGATTTGATGTAATAGAAATTTATTTGGATAATTTTAAATTAAATCACTATATTGACGCATTTTAA
- a CDS encoding KH domain-containing protein, which translates to MEKLVKTIATALVDNKEAVEVTSRQDKHTVIIEIKADSKDLGKIIGKEGKIAKAIRTITKAAAIKSGEKVVVDILQ; encoded by the coding sequence ATGGAAAAATTAGTTAAAACAATTGCTACTGCGTTAGTTGATAATAAAGAAGCAGTTGAAGTAACATCAAGACAAGACAAACATACGGTTATTATAGAAATTAAAGCAGATTCCAAAGATTTGGGAAAAATTATAGGAAAAGAAGGGAAGATTGCCAAGGCAATTAGAACTATTACTAAGGCAGCTGCTATTAAGAGTGGCGAAAAAGTTGTCGTAGATATTTTGCAATAA
- the rplK gene encoding 50S ribosomal protein L11 yields MAKKVQAIVKLQIPAGKATPAPPVGTALGPHGVNIMQFTKEFNAKTQDQMGMIIPVVMTVYQDRSFTFITKTPPAPVLIKKELGLNSASGEPNKTKVGQLTKEQVKKIAEIKMPDLNAANLESAMSMIKGTARSMGVTVEE; encoded by the coding sequence ATGGCTAAAAAAGTACAAGCAATAGTAAAGTTACAAATTCCTGCAGGTAAAGCAACACCTGCACCACCAGTAGGTACAGCACTTGGACCTCACGGTGTTAATATAATGCAATTCACAAAAGAGTTCAACGCAAAAACTCAAGATCAAATGGGAATGATTATTCCAGTTGTTATGACTGTTTACCAAGACAGATCATTCACATTTATTACAAAGACTCCACCAGCACCAGTTCTTATCAAAAAAGAATTAGGATTAAATTCTGCTTCAGGAGAACCTAATAAGACTAAAGTTGGACAATTAACTAAAGAACAAGTTAAGAAAATTGCTGAAATTAAAATGCCTGACTTAAATGCAGCAAACTTAGAATCTGCTATGAGCATGATCAAAGGTACAGCAAGAAGTATGGGAGTTACAGTAGAAGAATAG
- the rplS gene encoding 50S ribosomal protein L19: MDIIKTLEDEQLRENKFDFHVGDTVKVDYLIKEGNKERVQVYEGTVIKMQGTGLRRTFTVRRLAYGVGVERTFLINSPRVTNVRLVREGKVRRSKLFYLRHREGKAAKVKEKQKF, from the coding sequence ATGGATATTATAAAAACATTAGAAGATGAACAATTAAGAGAAAATAAGTTCGACTTTCATGTTGGAGATACTGTAAAAGTAGACTACCTTATTAAAGAAGGTAACAAAGAAAGAGTTCAAGTTTATGAAGGAACTGTAATTAAAATGCAAGGAACTGGACTTAGAAGAACTTTCACAGTAAGAAGATTAGCTTACGGTGTAGGAGTAGAAAGAACTTTCTTAATCAACTCACCAAGAGTAACTAACGTAAGATTAGTTAGAGAAGGTAAAGTAAGAAGATCTAAATTATTCTACTTAAGACACAGAGAAGGTAAAGCTGCTAAAGTTAAAGAAAAACAAAAATTCTAA
- the rpmG gene encoding 50S ribosomal protein L33, producing the protein MRDKVILECTECKSRNYTTKKNKKLHPDRVETNKYCKFCKKHTLHKETR; encoded by the coding sequence ATGAGAGATAAAGTAATTTTAGAATGTACTGAATGCAAGAGCAGAAATTACACTACTAAAAAGAATAAAAAACTTCACCCTGATAGAGTGGAAACAAACAAGTATTGTAAATTCTGTAAAAAGCACACTCTACACAAGGAAACAAGATAG
- the ylqF gene encoding ribosome biogenesis GTPase YlqF has product MDINNINWYPGHMKKAIDKIKENMKLVDIVLVLVDSRIVKSSMNPVIEDILKDKPQLILLNKMDMADPKITQNWINYFAKKNITALPIDSKNGKNLDKIEPTTKKILEDVLSSRKDKNIKSEIIRMMIVGIPNVGKSTIINKLSNRQSAKTGNTPGVTRTNQWIRIKGKMELLDTPGVLWPKFEDNEIGLNLAFTGAIKDEILDEENLAYKLIEKLMSIDPQILEKRYSVDTQNKETIEIMDDIAIRRGCLLKGKNIDYSKVSSIIIDEFRKTKLGRISLEDVCD; this is encoded by the coding sequence ATGGACATTAATAATATAAACTGGTATCCGGGTCACATGAAAAAAGCTATCGACAAGATTAAAGAAAACATGAAACTTGTCGACATAGTGTTGGTACTTGTGGATAGCAGAATTGTAAAATCATCCATGAATCCAGTGATAGAAGATATTTTAAAGGATAAGCCACAATTGATTTTATTGAACAAGATGGACATGGCAGATCCTAAAATTACACAAAACTGGATTAATTATTTTGCAAAGAAAAATATAACAGCACTTCCAATCGATAGTAAAAACGGTAAAAATTTGGATAAAATTGAGCCAACAACAAAAAAGATTTTAGAAGATGTACTTAGTAGTAGAAAAGACAAAAACATAAAATCAGAAATTATTAGAATGATGATTGTTGGTATTCCAAATGTTGGAAAATCTACAATAATTAATAAATTATCCAACAGACAATCTGCGAAAACTGGAAACACTCCAGGTGTTACAAGAACTAATCAATGGATTAGAATAAAAGGCAAGATGGAATTATTGGATACACCAGGTGTTTTGTGGCCAAAATTTGAAGACAATGAAATTGGATTGAACTTGGCATTTACTGGAGCTATAAAAGACGAAATTTTGGATGAAGAAAACTTAGCATACAAACTTATTGAGAAACTAATGAGTATTGATCCACAAATTTTAGAGAAGAGATATTCAGTTGATACACAAAACAAGGAAACAATCGAAATAATGGATGATATTGCAATAAGAAGAGGCTGTTTATTAAAAGGGAAAAATATTGATTATTCTAAAGTTTCATCAATAATTATCGATGAATTTAGAAAAACAAAGTTAGGAAGAATTTCATTAGAAGATGTTTGCGATTGA
- the secE gene encoding preprotein translocase subunit SecE, whose protein sequence is MAAKNAQNSNQKSAPKNQGFLKGVKTEWNKIVWPTPKETLEYSVVVVIISFIVALIVYGLDTVFQRLIGLFI, encoded by the coding sequence ATGGCAGCGAAAAATGCGCAAAATTCTAATCAAAAATCAGCCCCAAAAAATCAAGGATTTTTAAAAGGCGTGAAGACTGAATGGAATAAAATTGTCTGGCCGACACCAAAGGAAACTTTAGAATACTCAGTAGTAGTAGTAATAATTTCCTTTATAGTTGCATTAATCGTGTACGGATTAGATACTGTGTTCCAACGTTTAATTGGACTATTTATTTAG
- the rplL gene encoding 50S ribosomal protein L7/L12: MSIDEILEAVEGLTVLELNELVEKAEEKFGVSAAAPVAVAGGAPAAGGAAAEEKSEFDVILASAGEAKMKVIKAVKDLTGLGLKDAKALVDEAPKAIKEGASKEEAEELKAKLEEVGATIELK; encoded by the coding sequence ATGTCAATAGATGAAATCTTAGAAGCAGTTGAAGGCTTAACTGTTCTTGAATTAAATGAATTAGTAGAAAAAGCAGAAGAAAAATTTGGAGTATCAGCAGCAGCTCCTGTAGCAGTAGCAGGTGGAGCACCAGCAGCAGGTGGAGCAGCAGCAGAAGAAAAATCAGAATTTGATGTAATTTTAGCATCAGCTGGTGAAGCAAAAATGAAAGTTATTAAAGCAGTTAAAGACTTAACTGGTTTAGGATTAAAAGATGCTAAAGCTTTAGTAGACGAAGCACCAAAAGCAATTAAAGAAGGCGCTTCTAAAGAAGAAGCTGAAGAATTAAAAGCTAAACTTGAAGAAGTTGGAGCTACTATCGAATTAAAATAG
- the rimM gene encoding ribosome maturation factor RimM (Essential for efficient processing of 16S rRNA), giving the protein MEYIAVAEVLNTHGIKGCLKMRPLTDNIERFDEDICYYLGDKKVKVTIQNYRMYKGFLYIDFEEFNDINEVLGFKKQYLYIDEKDRYELKDGSFYIDDLIGLKAYFNGEYIGDLVDVISIYSNDVYVIKNDEKEFMIPAVKEFIKKIDLENGLIDVVIIEGM; this is encoded by the coding sequence ATGGAATATATAGCTGTAGCAGAAGTGCTCAATACTCACGGTATTAAAGGATGTCTTAAAATGAGACCGTTGACTGATAATATCGAAAGATTTGACGAAGATATTTGTTATTATCTCGGGGATAAAAAAGTTAAGGTAACTATTCAAAATTACAGAATGTACAAGGGATTTTTGTACATTGATTTTGAAGAATTTAACGATATTAATGAAGTTCTTGGATTCAAAAAACAATATTTATATATAGATGAAAAAGACAGATACGAATTGAAAGATGGAAGCTTTTACATTGATGATTTGATAGGCTTAAAGGCTTATTTTAATGGAGAATATATTGGAGATTTAGTTGATGTTATTAGCATTTATAGTAATGATGTTTATGTAATAAAAAATGATGAAAAAGAATTTATGATACCTGCTGTAAAAGAGTTCATTAAAAAAATAGATTTAGAAAATGGATTAATCGATGTAGTTATAATTGAGGGTATGTGA
- a CDS encoding AI-2E family transporter, translated as MKLLKDDKRKIQIGITILIVPVILAYLLFNGKSIGNALSTFMAIISPFIIGAALAFVLNMPMNFIENKLLKKWTSKPGLKRAISLLISLVIVSAILTFVVTLIIPNFLEAIKSLIQGIPVLVEKLRKYPEIAKQLDKIYDTYAITSTHDLFVKLKPYLTKNGLDILNNVFFGISTVFSVVLSFVVSFTFAIYLLFSKETLRRQFTELTYVFFGGKTAKRIIVFFKVAYEKFYSFFKGQFIEAFMLGFMCFIGMYLLKMPNAATVSVLIGFGALIPLVGAILGAALGALIILIESFSKAIMFVIFIIVLQQFDGNVTYPRIVGSSVGLPSIWVLVAVTIGAAVSGIVGMLIFVPIFATIYELLYRYKKKKLEDKNICIIEEK; from the coding sequence ATGAAATTATTAAAAGACGACAAAAGAAAAATCCAAATAGGAATTACTATATTAATCGTTCCGGTTATTTTGGCATATCTTTTGTTTAATGGAAAATCAATAGGAAATGCATTAAGTACTTTTATGGCGATTATATCTCCATTTATTATTGGTGCTGCATTAGCTTTTGTATTGAATATGCCGATGAATTTTATTGAGAATAAGCTTTTAAAAAAATGGACTTCAAAGCCGGGTCTAAAAAGGGCAATATCTCTGCTAATAAGCTTAGTAATAGTTAGTGCGATATTAACATTTGTAGTGACACTTATAATTCCTAATTTTTTAGAGGCTATTAAATCACTAATACAAGGTATTCCGGTGTTGGTTGAAAAGCTAAGAAAATATCCGGAAATAGCAAAACAATTAGATAAAATTTACGACACATACGCTATAACAAGTACTCATGATTTGTTTGTAAAATTGAAGCCTTATTTAACTAAAAATGGATTGGATATATTGAACAATGTATTTTTTGGAATTAGCACAGTATTTTCTGTTGTACTTAGCTTTGTAGTCTCGTTCACATTTGCTATTTATTTATTATTTTCAAAAGAAACTTTGAGAAGACAATTTACAGAATTGACTTATGTTTTCTTCGGTGGGAAAACTGCAAAAAGAATTATTGTTTTCTTCAAAGTCGCCTACGAAAAATTTTACTCGTTCTTCAAAGGCCAATTTATCGAAGCGTTTATGCTTGGGTTTATGTGTTTCATAGGAATGTATTTATTGAAGATGCCAAACGCTGCAACAGTTAGTGTATTAATTGGTTTTGGAGCGTTGATTCCACTGGTTGGAGCTATACTAGGAGCTGCTCTAGGAGCTTTGATTATTTTAATCGAATCTTTTTCAAAAGCGATTATGTTTGTGATTTTCATAATTGTACTTCAACAATTTGATGGTAATGTAACTTATCCTAGAATTGTTGGTTCTTCGGTAGGACTTCCATCTATTTGGGTTCTAGTTGCAGTTACCATAGGTGCTGCAGTAAGTGGTATTGTTGGAATGCTTATTTTCGTTCCAATATTTGCTACAATCTATGAATTATTGTACAGATATAAGAAAAAGAAATTAGAAGACAAAAACATTTGTATTATTGAAGAAAAATAA
- a CDS encoding ribonuclease HII — MFAIDYNEFEEELICGIDEVGRGPLAGPVVTCAIIMPKNCEIIEGVTDSKKLSEKKRIKFKDMILNQALAYSVNFVDQGVIDEINIKQATRLSMKRAVESLKTKDNKFIKPDLIVIDAEEIDTDIKQMSFVKGDEKLYPISCASIVAKVIRDEYMKEMAVIYPQYGFEKHKGYGTKLHREMILEHGECPLHRKTFLRKLYENGKKPR, encoded by the coding sequence ATGTTTGCGATTGATTATAACGAATTTGAAGAAGAATTAATTTGTGGAATAGATGAAGTTGGAAGAGGACCATTGGCAGGGCCTGTTGTGACTTGTGCTATTATAATGCCTAAAAATTGTGAAATAATAGAAGGTGTCACTGATTCAAAGAAGCTTTCTGAAAAAAAGAGAATTAAATTCAAGGATATGATTTTGAATCAAGCATTAGCATACAGTGTAAATTTTGTAGATCAAGGTGTAATTGATGAGATTAATATCAAGCAAGCTACAAGATTATCCATGAAAAGAGCTGTTGAAAGTTTAAAAACAAAAGACAATAAATTCATAAAACCTGATTTAATTGTAATTGATGCCGAAGAAATCGACACAGACATTAAACAAATGTCATTTGTAAAAGGCGATGAAAAATTATATCCGATCTCTTGCGCATCAATTGTTGCTAAAGTTATAAGAGATGAGTACATGAAGGAAATGGCTGTGATTTATCCACAATATGGTTTTGAAAAACACAAAGGCTACGGAACGAAACTACATCGAGAAATGATACTAGAACATGGTGAATGTCCGCTTCACAGAAAAACTTTTTTGAGGAAATTATATGAAAATGGAAAAAAACCGAGGTAA
- the efp gene encoding elongation factor P produces the protein MIQAGDFRKGTTFEMDGDVWQIIDFQHVKPGKGAAFVRTKIRSVMTGSNRDMTFNPNEKYEEARIETREMQYLYNDGTLYYFMDPDSYEQLPIDKASVEEAILYIKENDMATIKFFKGKAFQVSPPNFVELEITQTEPGIKGNTATGATKPATVETGATVNVPLFVNEGDKIKIDTRTGEYLSRV, from the coding sequence ATGATACAAGCAGGAGATTTTAGAAAAGGCACAACTTTTGAAATGGATGGAGATGTATGGCAAATTATAGATTTCCAACACGTTAAACCAGGTAAAGGTGCAGCTTTTGTAAGAACAAAAATCAGATCAGTTATGACTGGTTCAAACAGAGACATGACTTTCAATCCTAACGAAAAATATGAAGAAGCTAGAATTGAAACAAGAGAAATGCAATACTTATACAACGACGGAACTTTATATTATTTCATGGACCCAGATTCTTATGAACAATTACCAATTGATAAAGCTAGTGTAGAAGAAGCTATTCTTTACATAAAGGAAAATGATATGGCAACAATTAAATTTTTCAAAGGTAAAGCATTCCAAGTTTCTCCACCAAACTTTGTTGAGTTAGAAATCACTCAAACAGAACCTGGAATTAAAGGTAACACTGCAACAGGAGCTACAAAACCAGCCACTGTAGAAACAGGAGCTACAGTTAATGTACCTTTATTTGTAAATGAAGGAGATAAAATTAAAATAGATACAAGAACTGGAGAATATTTATCAAGAGTTTAG
- a CDS encoding MogA/MoaB family molybdenum cofactor biosynthesis protein, with protein sequence MYKVAVLTVSDKGSQGKREDLSGKKIIEIIEKNGYKLEKYDIVADEKELIKEKLIEYSNDNIELILTTGGTGFSKRDVTPEATLEVSEKLCLGISEAIRNYSMTITKRAMLSRAVSVIRKNSLIINMPGSPKAVEESLEYIIDTLDHALKILQGDASECARK encoded by the coding sequence ATGTATAAAGTAGCAGTGCTTACAGTATCAGATAAGGGTTCTCAAGGTAAAAGAGAAGATTTAAGCGGTAAGAAGATTATTGAGATCATCGAAAAAAACGGATATAAATTAGAAAAATATGATATTGTAGCAGATGAAAAAGAATTAATAAAAGAAAAGTTAATCGAATATTCCAATGATAATATAGAATTGATTTTGACTACAGGTGGAACTGGATTTTCAAAAAGAGATGTAACTCCAGAGGCTACATTAGAAGTTTCGGAAAAACTTTGTTTGGGAATTAGTGAAGCGATAAGAAATTATTCGATGACGATTACAAAAAGAGCAATGCTTTCAAGAGCTGTTTCAGTTATTAGAAAGAACTCACTCATAATCAATATGCCGGGTAGTCCAAAGGCTGTTGAGGAAAGTTTGGAATATATAATTGATACATTAGATCACGCTTTGAAAATTTTACAAGGCGATGCATCAGAATGTGCGAGAAAATAG
- the trmD gene encoding tRNA (guanosine(37)-N1)-methyltransferase TrmD, producing MKFIILTLFPESFDYLKSYGVIGKAIQNNLIELEVVNIRDYTKNKHKKVDDEIYGGGAGMLMTCQPIYDCLEDVNKNQSKVVFMSPQGKVLNQQKCIELSKEKEIVILCGHYEGVDSRIINHYCDEEISIGDYVMTGGELGAMVLIDCVSRMINDVLGNDESYKTDSHYNLLLQEDSYTRPRVFNGYEVPEVLLSGNHEKIEQWREKSRLNNTKLKREDIYQKYLKEKNQGGS from the coding sequence ATGAAATTTATAATTCTCACATTATTTCCAGAAAGTTTTGATTACTTAAAATCATACGGCGTCATAGGAAAAGCAATCCAAAACAATCTCATTGAACTTGAAGTGGTTAATATTAGAGATTACACTAAAAATAAACACAAAAAAGTAGACGATGAGATTTACGGTGGCGGAGCTGGTATGCTTATGACTTGCCAACCAATTTATGACTGCTTGGAAGATGTGAACAAAAACCAATCAAAGGTTGTGTTTATGTCTCCTCAAGGGAAAGTTCTTAATCAACAAAAGTGTATCGAACTTTCAAAAGAAAAAGAAATAGTTATTCTTTGTGGCCATTACGAAGGTGTTGACAGTAGAATCATCAATCATTATTGTGATGAGGAGATTTCTATTGGAGATTATGTGATGACTGGTGGAGAATTAGGAGCTATGGTTCTTATAGATTGTGTTAGCCGAATGATTAACGATGTTTTGGGAAATGATGAAAGTTATAAAACAGATTCGCACTACAATTTATTGCTACAGGAAGATTCCTACACAAGACCCAGAGTATTTAACGGATATGAAGTTCCTGAAGTTTTATTATCAGGAAATCACGAAAAAATCGAACAGTGGCGAGAAAAATCAAGACTAAACAACACTAAACTTAAAAGAGAAGATATATATCAGAAATATCTGAAAGAAAAAAACCAAGGAGGATCATAA
- the rplA gene encoding 50S ribosomal protein L1 — MAKKGKKYQESAKLIDRTVEYKLDEASKLVVETAKAKFDESVELHAKLGVDSRHADQQVRGTIVLPHGTGKDQKVAVFAKGEKAEEAKAAGADFVGAEDLAEKIQKEGWLGFDVAVATPDMMGVVGRIGRILGPQGLMPNPKAGTVTMDVTSAIKEIKAGKVEYRTDKSNIIHVPVGKVSFGEEKIAENINALMQAILKAKPASSKGKYIRSLTIASTMGPGIKVNPLQFAKE, encoded by the coding sequence ATGGCAAAAAAAGGTAAAAAATATCAAGAAAGTGCAAAATTAATTGATAGAACAGTTGAATATAAATTAGATGAAGCTAGCAAATTAGTTGTTGAAACTGCTAAAGCTAAGTTTGACGAATCAGTAGAATTACACGCAAAATTAGGTGTAGATAGTAGACACGCTGACCAACAAGTTCGTGGTACTATCGTACTTCCTCATGGTACAGGTAAAGACCAAAAGGTTGCTGTATTTGCTAAAGGTGAAAAAGCTGAAGAAGCAAAAGCTGCAGGAGCAGATTTCGTAGGAGCAGAAGATTTAGCAGAAAAAATCCAAAAAGAAGGTTGGTTAGGATTTGATGTTGCAGTAGCTACTCCAGATATGATGGGTGTTGTAGGTAGAATTGGTAGAATCTTAGGACCTCAAGGTTTAATGCCAAACCCTAAAGCTGGTACAGTAACTATGGACGTTACAAGTGCAATCAAAGAAATCAAAGCTGGTAAAGTTGAATATAGAACAGATAAAAGCAATATCATTCACGTTCCAGTTGGAAAAGTTTCTTTCGGAGAAGAAAAAATCGCAGAAAACATCAATGCGTTAATGCAAGCAATATTGAAAGCAAAACCAGCTTCATCAAAAGGTAAATATATTAGATCTTTAACAATTGCTTCAACAATGGGCCCTGGAATCAAGGTTAATCCATTACAATTTGCAAAAGAATAA
- the rpsP gene encoding 30S ribosomal protein S16 produces MSVKIRLKRMGAKKKPFYRIVVADSRCPRDGKFIEEIGYYNPLVEEKTVKVDSEKVQQWIKNGAKPTDTVDRLFKNNGVYEAK; encoded by the coding sequence ATGTCAGTAAAAATTAGATTGAAAAGAATGGGAGCAAAGAAGAAACCATTTTATAGAATAGTTGTCGCAGATTCAAGATGTCCTCGTGATGGTAAATTCATCGAAGAAATCGGATATTATAACCCATTAGTTGAAGAAAAAACTGTTAAAGTTGACAGCGAAAAAGTTCAACAATGGATTAAAAACGGTGCAAAACCTACAGATACAGTAGACAGATTATTCAAAAATAATGGAGTTTACGAAGCAAAATAA
- the nusG gene encoding transcription termination/antitermination protein NusG, with protein sequence MTEKNNTFIENATEDFKERAKEGKWYVVHTYSGHEGKVKVNIEKMVENRGYIDDIFEVVVPTEEYVSEVGGAKKLKERKIFPGYVFVKMTITDVSWYLVRNTRGVTGFVGPESKPVAVSEKEIQKFALKNQSYSKKEIDVNVGDNVNIVSGAFSDQVGIIEEINTEKAICKVLISLFGRDTSVEISFDDIEKI encoded by the coding sequence ATGACCGAAAAAAATAACACATTTATTGAAAATGCAACTGAAGATTTTAAAGAACGTGCCAAAGAGGGAAAATGGTATGTAGTGCATACTTACTCTGGACACGAAGGTAAAGTAAAAGTTAATATTGAAAAAATGGTAGAAAATCGTGGTTATATCGACGATATATTTGAAGTAGTAGTACCTACTGAAGAATATGTTTCAGAGGTCGGTGGAGCTAAAAAGTTAAAAGAAAGAAAGATCTTCCCCGGTTATGTTTTCGTTAAGATGACAATTACCGATGTCTCATGGTATTTGGTTAGAAATACCAGAGGTGTTACAGGATTTGTAGGACCAGAATCAAAACCTGTAGCAGTTAGTGAAAAGGAAATTCAAAAATTCGCTCTTAAAAATCAATCTTATTCTAAAAAAGAAATTGATGTTAACGTAGGAGACAACGTAAATATTGTTTCTGGAGCGTTTAGTGATCAAGTAGGTATTATTGAAGAAATAAATACCGAAAAAGCTATCTGTAAAGTTTTAATTTCCTTGTTCGGCAGAGACACATCTGTTGAAATTAGCTTTGATGATATCGAAAAAATATAA
- the rplJ gene encoding 50S ribosomal protein L10, whose translation MKEHVLNQKKAVVEEIKGHINDAKSMVIVDYRGLDVSEATELREKFRNENVLFKVYKNTMMNFAFKELGFEGFLDYLSGPNAVAFSMDDPIAAARIAKEFAADHENLEIKAGYLGDKFLDVEGVKKIASIPSREVLLTKMLGSFKAPVSKFVYLADAIAKSKAEGSEETESNETTETVEE comes from the coding sequence ATGAAAGAACACGTTTTAAATCAAAAGAAAGCTGTTGTCGAAGAAATTAAAGGACACATTAATGATGCTAAATCAATGGTTATCGTTGATTATAGAGGATTAGATGTTAGTGAAGCAACAGAATTAAGAGAAAAATTCAGAAATGAAAATGTATTATTTAAAGTATACAAAAACACAATGATGAATTTTGCTTTTAAAGAATTAGGATTTGAAGGATTCTTAGATTACTTATCTGGTCCTAACGCAGTTGCATTCAGTATGGATGATCCAATCGCAGCAGCCAGAATAGCAAAGGAATTCGCAGCAGATCACGAAAATTTAGAAATTAAAGCAGGTTATTTAGGAGACAAATTCTTAGATGTTGAAGGTGTGAAGAAAATCGCATCTATTCCTTCAAGAGAAGTTCTTCTTACAAAAATGCTTGGAAGCTTCAAAGCTCCAGTATCAAAATTTGTATATTTAGCAGATGCTATTGCTAAATCAAAAGCAGAAGGTTCAGAAGAAACTGAATCAAACGAAACTACTGAAACAGTAGAAGAATAA